One segment of Anatilimnocola aggregata DNA contains the following:
- a CDS encoding dipeptide epimerase — translation MKLKLHAYELPLRHTFTISRESIDTQPTLIVELQDDGVSGFGEATSNRYYGFTVESMSQRLELLRQEIETAKWQTPEEFWAQMQPHLADDPFALCALDQAAHDLWGKRLNKPVYELWGLTTEKIPASNYTIGIDTIPKMLEKMAEFPDWPIYKIKLGTDRDLEIVRELRAHTSAAFRVDANCGWSADQTLKYAPQLRELGVEFIEQPLPANQWEEIRRVRASVALPIMADESCIVESDVPRCSGLFHGINIKLVKCGGLTPARRMIAKARELGLKVMVGCMTESTVGISAIAQLLPLLDYVDMDGAVLLARDIATGVRVERGICHYPNVPGNGVQLLS, via the coding sequence ATGAAACTCAAGCTTCATGCCTACGAACTGCCGCTTCGTCACACCTTCACCATTTCGCGCGAGTCGATCGACACGCAGCCGACTCTCATCGTCGAGTTGCAAGACGATGGCGTGAGCGGCTTCGGCGAAGCGACGTCGAATCGCTACTACGGCTTCACTGTCGAGAGTATGTCGCAACGACTCGAATTGCTGCGGCAGGAGATTGAAACTGCGAAGTGGCAAACACCGGAAGAGTTCTGGGCGCAAATGCAGCCGCATCTGGCCGATGATCCTTTCGCCCTTTGCGCGCTCGATCAGGCAGCACACGATTTGTGGGGCAAGCGCCTGAACAAGCCTGTGTATGAACTGTGGGGACTAACGACCGAGAAGATTCCCGCTTCGAACTACACCATCGGCATCGATACGATTCCAAAGATGCTGGAAAAGATGGCGGAGTTTCCCGACTGGCCGATTTACAAAATCAAACTCGGCACCGATCGCGATTTGGAAATTGTCCGCGAGTTGCGGGCACACACGAGCGCCGCGTTCCGCGTCGATGCCAATTGCGGCTGGTCAGCTGACCAAACGCTGAAATATGCGCCGCAGCTAAGGGAACTCGGTGTGGAATTCATCGAGCAGCCGCTGCCAGCAAATCAGTGGGAAGAAATCCGCCGAGTTCGAGCGAGCGTCGCCTTGCCGATCATGGCTGACGAAAGTTGCATCGTCGAAAGTGATGTGCCCCGGTGCTCCGGGTTGTTTCACGGCATCAACATCAAACTTGTGAAGTGCGGCGGGCTGACTCCCGCGCGCAGAATGATCGCCAAAGCCCGTGAGCTGGGCTTGAAGGTGATGGTGGGTTGCATGACCGAATCGACGGTCGGCATTTCTGCCATCGCCCAATTGCTGCCGCTGCTCGATTATGTCGATATGGATGGGGCCGTGCTCCTAGCGCGCGATATTGCCACGGGCGTGCGCGTCGAACGGGGCATCTGCCACTATCCCAATGTGCCAGGCAATGGTGTGCAACTGCTGTCTTAG
- a CDS encoding Uma2 family endonuclease — MSTANSPKSLPAMQALALPTVPHPKLSLQNGDHLTREEFLFRWEASPNLKRAELLEGIVYMPAAVRHSQHSAPHGDIMGWLWSYRLATPGIGLGDNGSVGLDEFTVPQPDAYLLLPPELGSGARENSAGYLEGPPDLIAEIAASSASIDLHLKLKLYQTSGVPEYIVWRTEERLIDWFVLQDGRYIPLVAEDGILKSRRFPGLWLNVTAMVAGNPQGVHATLQLGLATAEHAAFREQLLREKKL; from the coding sequence GTGTCGACAGCCAATTCACCGAAATCCTTGCCTGCAATGCAGGCCTTAGCATTGCCCACCGTGCCGCACCCGAAATTGTCGCTCCAGAATGGCGACCATTTGACGCGCGAGGAATTCCTGTTTCGTTGGGAGGCCAGTCCCAATCTCAAGCGGGCGGAATTGCTGGAAGGAATTGTGTATATGCCTGCCGCAGTACGCCATAGTCAGCATTCCGCCCCGCATGGCGACATCATGGGCTGGCTATGGAGTTATCGACTCGCAACGCCTGGCATCGGCCTTGGCGACAACGGCAGCGTGGGGCTCGACGAGTTTACCGTCCCGCAGCCCGATGCTTATTTGCTGCTGCCGCCTGAACTGGGGAGCGGGGCGAGAGAGAACTCCGCTGGCTACTTGGAAGGGCCGCCCGATCTGATCGCCGAGATTGCTGCTTCGAGCGCTAGTATCGATCTGCATCTCAAACTAAAGCTGTATCAAACGAGCGGCGTGCCCGAGTACATTGTCTGGCGAACCGAAGAACGACTTATCGACTGGTTCGTGTTGCAAGACGGGCGCTACATTCCGCTAGTTGCCGAAGATGGAATTCTCAAGAGCCGGCGGTTTCCCGGGCTGTGGTTGAACGTGACTGCGATGGTAGCAGGTAACCCACAGGGAGTTCATGCGACGCTGCAACTGGGGCTGGCGACTGCCGAGCATGCAGCCTTCCGAGAACAGCTTTTGCGAGAGAAGAAGTTGTAG
- a CDS encoding creatininase family protein, producing MRPYILAEANYAYTKANPYDVAVLPLGATEPHNLHLPYGTDLFEGTIVGEHICAAAHAKGAKVVLLPTIPFGTETNMHALPLAINVNPSTLFQFVTDVVHSCIRSGVRKIVLLNSHGGNEMKPLLRELCDKVDGHVFLCNWYHALGEDYNRLFEHREDHAGEMETSFGLAYFPTLVAKNADGTLAADDGKIQRSRFDAINKGWVSITRPWHLLTSNTGSGFPHAATAEKGQQMMRLLEERLGTFLAELAAAKLDDNFPFASK from the coding sequence ATGCGCCCCTACATCCTCGCCGAAGCCAATTACGCCTATACAAAGGCCAATCCGTATGACGTGGCCGTGTTGCCGCTCGGCGCGACCGAACCGCACAATCTGCACCTCCCTTACGGCACCGACCTGTTCGAAGGAACGATCGTGGGCGAGCACATCTGTGCAGCCGCTCATGCCAAGGGTGCGAAGGTCGTCCTGCTGCCGACCATTCCCTTCGGCACGGAAACGAACATGCACGCCCTGCCGCTGGCGATCAACGTCAATCCGTCGACGCTGTTCCAGTTCGTCACCGATGTCGTCCACTCCTGCATTCGGAGCGGCGTGCGCAAGATCGTGCTGCTGAACAGCCACGGCGGCAACGAGATGAAACCCCTCCTGCGCGAGCTATGCGACAAAGTCGACGGCCACGTCTTCCTGTGCAACTGGTACCACGCACTGGGCGAAGACTACAACCGCCTGTTCGAGCATCGCGAAGACCACGCCGGCGAAATGGAAACTTCCTTCGGGCTGGCCTACTTCCCCACGCTCGTCGCCAAGAATGCCGACGGCACCCTCGCCGCCGACGATGGCAAAATCCAGCGATCGCGGTTTGACGCAATCAACAAAGGCTGGGTCAGCATCACGCGCCCCTGGCACTTGCTCACCAGCAACACGGGCTCGGGCTTTCCTCATGCAGCAACTGCCGAGAAAGGCCAGCAGATGATGCGTTTGCTGGAAGAACGGCTTGGCACGTTCCTCGCAGAATTGGCAGCGGCGAAATTGGACGACAACTTTCCTTTCGCCAGCAAGTAG
- a CDS encoding class I SAM-dependent rRNA methyltransferase has translation MNSAERASPLLAPRPLWPEQPDRIPTIEVKSAGQHPLLFRKRIEYVGREVKPGDYVRVIDSDRRVVGYGLYNPKAELAVRMLTWGDKIPDKSFWQEKLARAVQLRRDVLKLDEVTDSYRVIHAEGDGLPGLVVDKLGDVLSAEVFSPGMYQRAEAILNLLEPFCGTKHRLIRCGPATMPQEGFEGPDIKSDGTPPRVTIQEFGTRFRVDFGEGHKTGFFCDQRDNRRQLAAYCKDRTVLDVCCYTGGFAIQAKKLGGASEVTGVDLDEHPLALAKENANLNNVRCKFVQADAFIYMRDLLAAGKKFDVVVLDPPKLIRTRLEYEEGRRKHLDMNRLAMQLVAPGGLMLTCTCAGLLPADDFMTLVCLASRQAGPQVEAATAERGARNSPRPMQILSKCGASPDHPVASNCPEGEYLNGVWMRML, from the coding sequence ATGAATTCCGCCGAACGTGCTTCCCCGCTGCTGGCTCCGCGTCCCTTGTGGCCAGAACAGCCTGACCGAATTCCGACCATTGAAGTGAAGTCCGCTGGGCAGCATCCGCTGTTGTTTCGGAAACGGATCGAGTACGTCGGCCGCGAAGTGAAGCCTGGCGACTACGTCCGCGTGATCGACTCTGATCGCCGCGTGGTGGGTTATGGCCTTTACAATCCCAAGGCTGAGCTGGCCGTGCGCATGCTCACGTGGGGAGACAAAATTCCCGATAAATCCTTCTGGCAAGAAAAACTAGCGCGGGCCGTGCAATTGCGGCGCGATGTCTTGAAGCTGGATGAAGTGACCGACAGTTACCGCGTGATTCATGCCGAAGGTGACGGCCTGCCGGGGCTCGTCGTCGATAAACTCGGCGATGTCCTCTCGGCCGAAGTCTTTAGTCCGGGCATGTATCAGCGGGCTGAGGCAATTCTCAACTTGCTTGAACCGTTTTGCGGCACGAAGCATCGCTTGATTCGCTGCGGGCCGGCGACCATGCCCCAAGAGGGTTTCGAAGGCCCCGATATCAAGTCCGACGGAACTCCGCCCCGCGTGACGATTCAAGAATTCGGCACTCGCTTTCGGGTCGACTTTGGCGAGGGGCACAAGACCGGCTTCTTCTGCGACCAGCGCGACAACCGTCGTCAGCTTGCCGCCTATTGCAAGGATCGCACGGTCCTCGATGTCTGTTGCTATACCGGCGGCTTCGCCATTCAGGCTAAGAAGCTCGGTGGCGCGTCTGAAGTGACCGGCGTCGACCTGGACGAGCATCCCCTGGCGCTGGCCAAGGAAAATGCCAACCTCAATAACGTCCGCTGCAAATTTGTGCAGGCCGATGCGTTCATCTACATGCGCGATCTGCTCGCAGCCGGCAAGAAGTTCGATGTGGTCGTGCTCGATCCTCCCAAGCTGATTCGTACCCGTCTCGAATACGAAGAGGGCCGCCGCAAGCACCTGGATATGAATCGCCTTGCGATGCAACTGGTCGCTCCCGGCGGCCTGATGCTCACCTGCACCTGCGCGGGACTTCTTCCCGCCGACGACTTCATGACGCTGGTTTGCCTTGCCTCGCGTCAGGCGGGGCCGCAAGTCGAAGCAGCCACTGCCGAGCGTGGCGCGAGGAACAGCCCGCGCCCAATGCAGATTCTCAGCAAGTGCGGCGCTTCGCCCGATCATCCAGTCGCCAGCAACTGCCCTGAAGGAGAGTATCTCAACGGTGTCTGGATGCGCATGCTGTAA
- a CDS encoding NADPH-dependent FMN reductase: MVSPKILAFAGSTRRDSFNRKLLTTAVAGAREAGAEVTVVELSDYELPLFNQDLEAEQGLPAAALKLKELFVAHQGLLIASPEYNSSFTPLLKNTLDWVSRSSPGETGLVAFQGKAAALVSASPGALGGLRGLVHLRSLLGNINVLVIPTQVAVSKAMDAFADDGSLKDARQAASVKQVGAQLAELLKKLSS; this comes from the coding sequence ATGGTTAGTCCGAAGATTTTGGCGTTTGCTGGCAGTACGCGGCGAGATTCGTTCAACCGCAAATTGCTGACCACTGCAGTCGCAGGTGCGCGCGAAGCGGGGGCCGAAGTGACGGTGGTGGAACTGAGCGACTATGAGTTGCCGCTATTCAATCAAGACTTAGAAGCCGAGCAAGGCTTGCCAGCAGCAGCGCTCAAGTTAAAAGAGCTGTTCGTGGCTCATCAGGGGCTGTTGATTGCCTCGCCCGAATACAACAGTTCGTTCACGCCACTGCTCAAGAACACGCTCGACTGGGTTTCGCGAAGCTCGCCGGGCGAAACTGGACTCGTTGCCTTTCAAGGCAAGGCCGCAGCCCTCGTGAGCGCGTCGCCCGGTGCGCTCGGCGGCCTGCGTGGGCTCGTACACTTGCGGTCGCTGCTCGGCAACATCAACGTGCTGGTGATTCCCACGCAAGTTGCCGTTAGCAAAGCCATGGACGCCTTTGCCGACGATGGTTCGCTGAAAGACGCCAGGCAAGCGGCCAGCGTGAAGCAAGTGGGGGCACAACTGGCAGAGTTACTCAAGAAACTGTCCTCGTAG
- a CDS encoding signal peptidase II translates to MHQRSTNRLRWLLALLILASCIGCDQATKFVATKALQPQARHSFCADTVRFEYSLNPGGFLSLGADLPGEVRQGLFLCCNSLLTLALCTYLWRNHQISLTFFASLVLVVAGGLGNMIDRACNNGLVTDFLNIGIGPVRTGIFNVADIAITGGALAAIVLSWRDARPSLHHSPNNNTSTR, encoded by the coding sequence ATGCATCAGCGCTCCACGAACCGGCTTCGTTGGCTACTTGCCTTGCTGATTCTCGCCTCGTGCATTGGCTGCGATCAGGCCACCAAGTTTGTCGCAACGAAAGCCTTGCAGCCGCAGGCTCGACATTCGTTCTGTGCCGACACGGTGCGATTCGAATACTCGCTCAACCCGGGCGGCTTCCTCAGCTTGGGTGCCGATTTGCCCGGTGAAGTGCGGCAAGGTCTCTTTCTCTGTTGCAATTCGCTGCTGACTCTGGCGCTCTGCACCTATCTGTGGCGCAACCACCAGATCTCGCTCACCTTCTTCGCCTCGCTGGTGCTCGTTGTCGCTGGCGGCTTGGGGAACATGATCGACCGCGCCTGCAACAACGGGCTAGTGACCGACTTTCTCAACATCGGCATCGGCCCGGTTCGGACCGGCATTTTCAATGTGGCCGATATCGCCATCACCGGCGGCGCGCTGGCAGCCATTGTCCTCTCGTGGCGCGATGCGAGACCTTCGCTCCACCACAGCCCGAACAACAACACGTCTACGCGATGA
- a CDS encoding DUF1501 domain-containing protein gives MNTFSTNRRDFLRQAGGGLGALALASLLADQAVAAGSKVIHSQAAKKPHHAPQAKSVIWLFMDGGPSHIDLFDPKPALTKYAGKPLPASFKKPQTAMGVTANTPLLASTRKFKQHGDCGLWVSDLYPAIAQHADELCLLQGCQSEGLTHVNAVCQMNTCSQIAGRPSLGAWAMYGLGSENADLPGFVVLTDYSTDPPGGNQNWNSGFMPATYQGTRLATGKTPILYAEPPPGVSDPQQRGKIDFINGLSRRFAQKRTGEDRLDAHIASYELAFRMQSSAPEVADFSRESAETLAMYGFGNETTQRNARNCLLARRLVERGVRFVQLYMGSGTQWDAHANLDSNHEANCAETDQPIAALLADLKRRGLLDSTLVVWGGEFGRTPMSESGNGRDHNPYGFTCFMAGGGVKPGFRFGGTDEIGLWATSGHAHVRDLHATILHLLGANEEALTFLHDGRDERATFIGGHVLKDIIA, from the coding sequence ATGAATACCTTCAGCACCAACCGTCGTGATTTTCTCCGCCAGGCCGGCGGTGGTCTCGGCGCGCTCGCGCTGGCAAGCCTGCTGGCCGATCAGGCCGTAGCAGCAGGTAGCAAGGTGATCCATTCGCAGGCTGCGAAAAAGCCTCATCACGCCCCCCAAGCCAAAAGCGTGATCTGGCTGTTCATGGATGGCGGCCCTAGTCACATCGACCTGTTCGACCCCAAGCCCGCACTGACGAAGTACGCCGGCAAGCCATTGCCCGCGTCGTTCAAAAAGCCGCAAACGGCAATGGGCGTCACCGCGAATACACCGCTGCTCGCCTCGACGCGCAAATTCAAACAACATGGCGATTGCGGTCTCTGGGTGAGCGATCTCTATCCGGCTATCGCCCAACATGCCGACGAACTGTGCCTGCTGCAAGGCTGCCAGTCGGAAGGGCTGACGCACGTGAATGCCGTGTGCCAGATGAACACCTGCAGCCAGATTGCGGGGCGACCATCGCTCGGAGCCTGGGCCATGTATGGTCTCGGCAGCGAGAATGCCGATCTTCCCGGCTTCGTCGTTCTTACCGACTACTCCACCGATCCTCCTGGCGGCAATCAGAACTGGAACTCCGGTTTCATGCCCGCCACCTATCAAGGAACCCGGCTGGCCACCGGCAAAACGCCAATCCTTTATGCTGAGCCGCCACCTGGCGTGAGCGACCCGCAGCAGCGGGGGAAGATCGACTTCATCAATGGCCTGAGCCGACGGTTTGCCCAGAAGCGAACGGGCGAAGATCGACTCGACGCCCACATTGCTTCGTACGAGTTGGCCTTTCGCATGCAGTCGAGCGCGCCCGAAGTGGCCGACTTCTCGCGCGAGTCGGCCGAGACCCTGGCGATGTATGGCTTTGGCAATGAGACCACGCAGCGCAATGCCCGCAATTGCCTCCTCGCCCGTCGGTTGGTCGAACGGGGCGTTCGCTTCGTGCAGCTTTACATGGGCTCCGGCACCCAGTGGGATGCCCACGCGAATCTCGATTCGAATCACGAAGCCAACTGTGCCGAAACCGATCAGCCCATCGCCGCGCTGCTGGCCGATCTCAAGCGCCGCGGACTGCTCGATAGTACGCTGGTCGTGTGGGGTGGTGAATTCGGCCGCACTCCCATGAGCGAAAGTGGCAACGGCCGCGACCACAATCCTTATGGCTTTACTTGCTTCATGGCTGGCGGCGGCGTGAAGCCCGGATTCCGCTTTGGCGGCACCGATGAAATCGGCCTGTGGGCCACCAGCGGCCACGCTCACGTCCGTGACCTGCACGCCACGATCTTGCACTTGCTTGGTGCGAACGAAGAGGCCCTCACCTTTCTGCACGACGGCCGCGATGAACGCGCTACTTTCATCGGCGGACACGTGCTCAAAGACATCATCGCGTAG
- a CDS encoding DUF1549 and DUF1553 domain-containing protein, with translation MVTARDWPFTPLQSPARPAAFSHAEADTGIDGYVLAEQLKQGIDLAPEADRLTLIRRATFDLTGLLPTPEQCDEFLADSAPDAYEQLIDRLLNSPEFGARWAQHWLDVVRYAETDGFKLDRTRRDAFRYRDYVIRSFNSDLPYDEFLRQQIAGDELEPGNPEAQIATGFLRLSPEEINGSDYRQIRQEMLDDITDVVGQSFLGLTFGCARCHDHKFDPISQREYFQLQAFFAPLKQHETTLVPDGTEQDRQYEEQLEKWEAATEAVRRSMDAMVDPLRPVVFSELVPGFDEETQAALKQDPERRDPRAAQLAMLAGKQLQRSYVRMFRRLPDDKRAQYDELAKKLAEFDKVRPQPLPTAMTAADIGPRAPATHCLEGGDYQKPGEEVQPGYLAVLSKEEPRITPLAEHPHSTGRRAALARWLTQPTHPLTARVMVNRLWQHYFGRGIVGTPNNFGVMGDEAQNPSLLDFLAVELVSEGWRLKEVHREIVSSAVYRQTSISDQNRLHERAEDVDPENELLWHAPLRRRDAESLRDAALIAAEELNTQMFGPSVLPVLPVALHEDRYAWQPTPERQAHVRRSVYLFVKRNLQYPLFTAFDHPNRVATCAARPATIGAPQALLLLNGEFLRTTSRRMAGDLIVETKGLPTELVQQAYDRAFNRSPEPDELQAALTFLRTQSQRIAQAGSPHADSLPDPLPAGFQPAQAAALVDFCQALMNSAEFVYVD, from the coding sequence ATGGTCACCGCTCGGGATTGGCCCTTCACTCCGCTGCAATCGCCGGCGCGGCCAGCTGCCTTCTCGCATGCCGAAGCTGACACCGGCATCGATGGCTATGTGCTGGCCGAACAATTAAAGCAAGGAATCGACCTCGCGCCCGAAGCAGATCGGCTGACCCTCATTCGCCGCGCCACCTTCGATCTGACTGGACTACTGCCCACTCCCGAGCAGTGCGACGAGTTTCTCGCCGATAGCGCGCCGGACGCTTACGAACAGCTGATCGACCGGCTCCTCAACAGCCCGGAGTTTGGCGCGCGTTGGGCCCAGCATTGGCTCGATGTGGTGCGCTATGCCGAGACGGACGGCTTCAAGCTCGACCGGACGCGGCGCGATGCCTTTCGCTATCGTGACTACGTCATCCGCTCGTTCAACAGCGATTTGCCTTACGACGAATTCCTCCGCCAGCAAATTGCCGGCGACGAACTTGAGCCCGGCAATCCCGAGGCTCAAATCGCCACCGGCTTTTTGCGGCTTTCGCCCGAAGAGATCAACGGCAGCGACTACCGGCAGATCCGCCAGGAAATGCTCGACGATATTACCGATGTCGTGGGTCAGAGCTTTCTGGGGCTCACGTTCGGCTGCGCGCGGTGCCACGATCACAAGTTCGATCCCATTTCGCAGCGTGAGTATTTTCAGCTGCAGGCGTTCTTTGCGCCGCTGAAGCAACACGAGACGACGCTTGTGCCTGACGGCACCGAGCAAGACCGGCAGTACGAAGAGCAACTCGAAAAGTGGGAAGCAGCGACCGAAGCGGTTCGCCGTTCGATGGATGCGATGGTCGATCCGCTTCGCCCAGTCGTGTTTTCTGAGTTGGTCCCCGGCTTCGACGAGGAAACGCAAGCAGCGCTGAAGCAAGACCCCGAGCGGCGTGATCCGCGGGCCGCGCAACTGGCAATGCTCGCCGGTAAGCAACTACAACGCAGTTATGTGCGCATGTTCCGCCGCTTGCCCGACGATAAGCGTGCTCAGTACGACGAACTAGCCAAGAAGCTGGCCGAGTTCGACAAGGTCCGCCCGCAGCCGTTGCCCACGGCCATGACAGCTGCAGATATTGGCCCCCGAGCGCCGGCCACGCATTGCCTGGAAGGTGGCGACTATCAAAAGCCCGGCGAGGAAGTTCAGCCCGGTTACCTTGCCGTTCTTTCCAAGGAGGAGCCACGAATTACTCCGCTGGCCGAACATCCTCACAGCACCGGTCGCCGCGCCGCGCTGGCTCGTTGGCTTACGCAGCCCACGCATCCGCTCACTGCGCGGGTGATGGTGAATCGCCTGTGGCAACATTATTTTGGCCGCGGGATTGTCGGCACGCCGAACAACTTCGGTGTCATGGGTGACGAAGCTCAAAATCCTTCGCTGCTCGATTTTCTGGCCGTGGAATTGGTCAGCGAAGGCTGGCGGCTGAAAGAAGTCCATCGCGAGATCGTCAGTTCGGCCGTCTATCGCCAGACATCGATCAGCGATCAGAATCGGCTGCACGAGCGGGCCGAAGATGTCGATCCCGAGAACGAACTTCTCTGGCATGCGCCGCTTCGCCGCCGCGATGCTGAATCGCTCCGCGACGCCGCCCTCATCGCCGCGGAAGAGTTGAATACGCAAATGTTCGGCCCGAGTGTGCTGCCCGTATTGCCAGTCGCTTTGCACGAAGATCGCTACGCCTGGCAACCCACACCGGAGAGGCAAGCACACGTGCGGCGCAGCGTTTATTTGTTCGTCAAACGCAACCTGCAGTATCCCCTGTTCACGGCCTTCGATCATCCCAATCGGGTTGCCACGTGCGCCGCGCGCCCCGCCACCATCGGCGCGCCGCAGGCGCTACTGTTGTTGAATGGCGAGTTCCTCCGCACCACGTCGCGGCGCATGGCGGGCGATTTGATCGTCGAAACGAAGGGCCTGCCAACAGAACTCGTGCAGCAAGCTTATGACCGCGCCTTCAACCGCTCGCCCGAACCGGACGAACTGCAAGCGGCGCTAACGTTCCTTCGCACGCAAAGTCAGCGGATTGCTCAGGCAGGCAGCCCGCATGCCGATTCGCTTCCCGATCCGCTGCCCGCCGGTTTTCAACCCGCCCAGGCAGCCGCCCTTGTCGATTTTTGCCAGGCCCTGATGAACTCCGCCGAGTTCGTCTACGTCGATTAG
- a CDS encoding alpha/beta hydrolase, with translation MPIAGRLALLAGVALALISVAGCAPLGRLSPTHYWERTSLFQPNKYPAGEWNQTTVLVEDAYFGAADGTKLHGWYVRNPQPKAHALVMHGNAGNVTLMAETIRTLNHRHQLSVLALDYRGYGRSEGTPSEAGILQDARAARRWLAKKEGIAEQDVLLMGQSLGGGVAVDLAASDGARGLVLAGTFTSIPDVAQHHVSWLPMKRLLTTKMDSISKIKNYRGPLLLAHGDADEVIPYQQGLDLFNAAASTDKRMITNFGGKHNDPLPDEYRQALDQFIAKLPPLSTQQTAVATGEEIVTER, from the coding sequence ATGCCCATCGCCGGTCGACTTGCGCTCCTCGCAGGCGTTGCGCTCGCGCTGATCTCGGTCGCGGGGTGTGCTCCGCTGGGGCGACTATCTCCCACGCACTATTGGGAGCGGACGTCGCTCTTTCAACCGAACAAGTACCCGGCCGGCGAATGGAACCAGACCACGGTGCTGGTGGAAGATGCCTACTTTGGTGCCGCCGATGGAACCAAGTTGCATGGCTGGTACGTGCGCAACCCTCAGCCCAAGGCACATGCGCTGGTAATGCATGGCAATGCGGGTAACGTCACGCTGATGGCCGAGACCATCCGGACGCTCAATCATCGGCATCAACTTTCGGTGCTGGCTCTCGACTATCGAGGCTATGGCCGCAGCGAAGGAACGCCCAGTGAAGCCGGGATTTTGCAAGACGCGCGGGCTGCCCGCCGCTGGCTCGCGAAGAAAGAAGGAATCGCCGAGCAGGACGTGCTGTTAATGGGGCAGTCGCTCGGTGGCGGAGTCGCCGTCGACCTGGCTGCGAGCGACGGCGCACGCGGGCTGGTCTTGGCTGGCACGTTCACTTCCATTCCGGATGTCGCGCAGCATCACGTCAGCTGGCTGCCGATGAAGCGGCTCCTCACGACCAAAATGGATTCCATTTCCAAAATCAAAAACTACCGCGGCCCGCTGCTCCTCGCGCACGGCGATGCCGACGAAGTGATTCCGTATCAACAGGGGCTCGATCTGTTCAACGCCGCAGCCAGCACCGACAAACGGATGATCACCAACTTCGGCGGCAAGCATAACGATCCGCTCCCCGATGAATATCGTCAGGCGCTCGATCAATTCATCGCTAAACTGCCGCCGCTCAGTACGCAGCAAACGGCAGTCGCCACCGGCGAAGAGATCGTCACGGAGAGGTAG
- a CDS encoding DUF6572 domain-containing protein, with amino-acid sequence MATDEQPNEPPIQDLDNIDIIGVRKDGGVDLAIVASSYMDGSAEHQQLLLDKLQSYLAQLNSDEFQEEFERPAPEKTRIIVSFVVEPDPIMIALLDRAVAWVEDNNARLVYEIKK; translated from the coding sequence ATGGCCACCGACGAACAACCAAACGAACCACCCATTCAAGACCTCGACAACATCGATATTATCGGCGTGCGCAAAGACGGCGGCGTCGATCTGGCAATCGTTGCTTCGTCCTACATGGACGGCTCCGCCGAACATCAACAGCTGCTGCTCGACAAACTGCAGAGTTATCTCGCGCAGCTGAACTCCGACGAGTTTCAAGAAGAGTTCGAGCGCCCGGCCCCCGAGAAAACCCGGATCATCGTCAGCTTTGTCGTCGAGCCCGATCCAATCATGATTGCCCTGCTCGATCGGGCCGTCGCCTGGGTCGAAGATAACAACGCCCGTCTGGTTTACGAGATTAAAAAGTAG